A genomic segment from Glycine soja cultivar W05 chromosome 18, ASM419377v2, whole genome shotgun sequence encodes:
- the LOC114397695 gene encoding putative lipid-transfer protein DIR1, with protein MEQKKFVALLMVVVVMASSMWKGSKGLSLCNMDEDGLEACKPSVTQPNPVDPSPDCCKALDGADLKCLCSYKNSSELPLLGIDLTLAASLPAKCNLTPPDNC; from the coding sequence ATGGAACAAAAGAAGTTTGTGGCACTAttaatggtggtggtggtgatggctTCTTCTATGTGGAAAGGATCCAAAGGTCTTAGTCTCTGTAACATGGATGAAGATGGATTGGAGGCTTGCAAGCCCTCAGTGACTCAGCCAAACCCAGTTGATCCATCCCCTGATTGCTGCAAGGCTCTGGATGGTGCTGACTTGAAGTGCCTTTGCTCTTACAAGAACTCATCAGAGTTGCCTCTTCTAGGAATTGATCTAACTCTTGCTGCTTCACTTCCTGCAAAGTGCAATCTCACTCCTCCAGATAATTGCTAG
- the LOC114397156 gene encoding uncharacterized protein LOC114397156 codes for MPLYAKFLKDMLTKKNRYIHNDTIVVEGNCSAVIQCILPLKHKDPGSVTIPCSIGEITMGKTLIDLGASINLMPLSMCRKLGELEIMPTRMTLQLADRSITKPYGVIEDVLIQVKHLVFPADFVVMDIEEDPNIPIILGSPFMSMTNCIIDMGKGNL; via the coding sequence atgcccctctatgccAAGTTCTTGAAAGATATGCTAACCAAGAAGAATCGGTACATTCATAATGACACAATTGTTGTGGAGGGCAACTGTAGCGCGGTCATTCAATGCATCCTTCCACTCAAGCATAAGGATCCCGGAAGTGTCACGATACCGTGTTCTATCGGCGAGATTACTATGGGTAAAACTCTCATTGAtttgggagctagtatcaatttaatgcctctctccatgtgcCGAAAACTTGGAGAGTTAGAGATAATGCCCACACGCATGACCCTCCAGTTAGCTGATCGCTCCATCACAAAGCCATATGGAGTGATTGAGGATGTGTTGATTCAGGTCAAGCATCTTGTATTCCCTGCAGATTTTGTGGTTATGGATATAGAGGAGGATCCTAACATTCCCATAATATTGGGCAGTCCTTTCATGTCCATGACCAACTGTATAATAGATATGGGGAAAGGCAATTTATAA